In the Pseudomonas orientalis genome, one interval contains:
- a CDS encoding argininosuccinate synthase: MADVNKVVLAYSGGLDTSVILKWLQDTYNCEVVTFTADLGQGEEVEPARAKAQAMGVKEIYIDDLREEFVRDFVYPMFRANTVYEGEYLLGTSIARPLIAKRLIEIANETGADAISHGATGKGNDQVRFELGAYALKPGVKVIAPWREWDLLSREKLMDYAEKHAIPIERHGKKKSPYSMDANLLHISYEGGVLEDTWTEHEEDMWKWTVSPENAPDKPQYLELTYRNGDIVALDGVEMTPATVLATLNRIGGEHGIGRLDIVENRYVGMKSRGCYETPGGTIMLRAHRAIESITLDREVAHLKDELMPKYASLIYTGYWWSPERLMLQQMIDASQAHVNGVVRLKLYKGNVIVTGRKSDESLFDANIATFEEDGGAYNQADAAGFIKLNALRMRIAANKGRKLF, encoded by the coding sequence ATGGCCGACGTAAACAAGGTCGTTCTCGCGTATTCCGGCGGCCTGGACACTTCGGTGATCCTCAAGTGGCTGCAGGATACTTATAACTGTGAAGTGGTGACCTTCACCGCTGACCTGGGTCAGGGCGAAGAGGTCGAACCTGCACGTGCCAAGGCGCAAGCCATGGGCGTGAAAGAGATCTACATTGACGACCTGCGCGAAGAGTTCGTCCGCGATTTCGTTTATCCGATGTTTCGCGCCAATACCGTCTATGAAGGCGAATATCTGCTCGGCACCTCCATCGCACGTCCGCTGATCGCCAAGCGCCTGATCGAAATCGCCAACGAAACCGGTGCTGATGCCATTTCCCATGGCGCCACCGGCAAGGGCAACGATCAAGTGCGTTTCGAACTGGGCGCCTACGCGCTCAAGCCCGGCGTGAAAGTGATCGCGCCCTGGCGTGAATGGGACCTGCTGTCCCGTGAAAAGCTGATGGATTACGCTGAAAAGCACGCAATCCCGATCGAGCGCCACGGCAAGAAGAAGTCCCCGTACTCGATGGACGCCAACCTTCTGCACATCTCCTATGAAGGCGGCGTGCTGGAAGACACCTGGACCGAGCACGAAGAAGACATGTGGAAATGGACCGTCTCCCCGGAGAACGCTCCTGACAAGCCGCAGTACCTGGAACTGACTTACCGTAACGGCGATATCGTTGCGCTGGACGGCGTCGAAATGACCCCGGCTACCGTACTGGCGACCCTTAACCGTATCGGCGGGGAACACGGTATCGGCCGTCTCGATATCGTCGAGAACCGCTATGTGGGCATGAAGTCCCGTGGCTGCTACGAAACGCCGGGCGGCACCATCATGTTGCGTGCTCACCGCGCCATCGAGTCCATCACCCTGGACCGTGAAGTGGCCCACCTCAAAGATGAGCTGATGCCCAAGTACGCCAGCCTGATCTACACCGGCTACTGGTGGAGCCCCGAGCGCCTGATGCTGCAGCAGATGATCGACGCCTCCCAGGCCCACGTGAACGGCGTGGTGCGCCTGAAGCTGTACAAGGGCAATGTGATCGTGACCGGTCGCAAGTCCGATGAGTCACTGTTTGACGCCAACATCGCGACCTTCGAGGAAGACGGCGGCGCGTACAACCAGGCGGATGCAGCGGGTTTCATCAAGTTGAACGCCTTGCGCATGCGCATCGCGGCCAACAAAGGACGCAAGTTGTTCTGA